Proteins from a single region of Coregonus clupeaformis isolate EN_2021a chromosome 35, ASM2061545v1, whole genome shotgun sequence:
- the LOC123482595 gene encoding ATP-dependent RNA helicase DDX42-like — MNWSKGGPSGKRGFGFGGFSLGGGGGGGGGKKEELRVPQKSHTSFGGAGIAGGYGKNQQLPAFYKIGTKRANFDEENAYFEDDEEESSSTDLPYIPAENSPTRQQFQSVGGSDSEDDPLDAFMAQVEDQAAKDMKKLEEKEKEKKCEKGIRDDIEEEDEQEAYFRYMAENPTAGLTAEDEDENIDYDSDGNPIAPTTKKIIMPLPPMDHSEIDYPPFERNFYNEHEELLSLTDTEVFELRHKLNLRVSGAAPPKLSTSFAHFGFDEQLMHIIRKSEYTQPTPIQCQGVPVALSGRDMIGIAKTGSGKTAAFIWPMLVHIMDQKELETGEGPIAVIVCPTRELCQQIHAECKRFGKAYSLRSVAVYGGGSMWEQAKALQEGAEIVVCTPGRLIDHVKKKATSLQRVTYLVFDEADRMFDMGFEYQVRSLASHVRPDRQTLLFSATFRKKIERLARDILVDPIRVVQGDIGEANEDVTQVVEIMPSGVEKWGWLTRRLVEFTSSGSVLIFVTKKANCEELATNLTQEGHSLGLLHGDMDQSERNKVIADFKKKSLPVLVATDVAARGLDIPSIRTVVNYDVARDIDTHTHRIGRTGRAGEKGVAYTLLTSKDTSFAGDLVRNLEGANQSVSKELMDLAMQNPWFRKSRFKGGKGKKLNIGGGGLGYRERPGLGAESSERGGGAAMGNYEGYSKPSTGAMGDRMSAMKSAFQSQYKNHFVAASGMVPKLTTKSSSSSGWTSAGSLSSIPTGAPEGPDRPRGPPSLPMAPPAALGMGTKMAGFTSAGSLSSVSDSQASAPQGYAAPPSPREGTRDRHGDDRGRHGDGHYRDRRDRSERHSGGGERDRYGERDRHADRDRYGDKDRHGSSGRHGDSRNGDGSRRDREREDCRGDKAGGEGRGDRSEGRGDREEDSFAVPDPPKRKKSRWDN, encoded by the exons ATGAACTGGAGCAAGGGTGGCCCGAGTGGTAAGCGAGGGTTCGGGTTTGGAGGATTCTcccttggtggtggtggtggaggaggaggaggaaagaaagAAGAACTGCGCGTGCCTCAGAAATCCCACACGTCCTTCGGAGGTGCAGGGATAGCTGGAGGTTATGGCAAGAACCAGCAACTCCCTGCATTCTACAAAATAGGAACAAAAAGAGCAAATTTTGATGAAGAGAATGC GTATTTTGAAGATGATGAAGAGGAGTCAAGCAGCACAGATTTACCCTATATCCCAGCTGAGAACTCCCCCACACGGCAACAGTTCCAGTCTGTAGGGGGTTCAGACAGTGAGGATGATCCTCTGGATGCCTTCATGGCCCAAGTGGAG GACCAAGCAGCTAAAGACATGAAGAAACTGGAGGaaaaagagaaggagaagaagtgTGAAAA GGGTATACGTGATGACATTGAAGAGGAAGATGAACAA GAAGCCTACTTCCGCTACATGGCAGAGAATCCCACGGCTGGGCTGACCGCAGAGGACGAGGATGAGAACATAGACTATGACAGTGATGGGAATCCCATTGCCCCCACCACTAAGAAGATCATCATGCCCCTGCCCCCCATGGACCACTCTGAG ATTGACTACCCACCCTTTGAGAGGAACTTCTACAACGAGCATGAGGAGCTTCTCAGCCTGACAGACACAGAGGTGTTTGAGCTGAGACACAAACTCAACCTGCGG GTATCTGGTGCCGCCCCTCCTAAACTCTCCACCAGCTTCGCCCACTTTGGGTTTGATGAGCAGCTGATGCACATAATCCGCAAGTCGGAGTACACCCAGCCCACTCCTATTCAGTGCCAG GGAGTGCCCGTTGCCCTGAGTGGAAGGGACATGATTGGCATTGCAAAAACCGGTAGTGGCAAGACTGCAGCCTTCATCTGGCCCATGCTAGTTCACATCATGGACCAGAAGGAACTGGAGACTGGAGAGGGGCCCATTGCAGTCATCGTGTGCCCCACCAGGGAGCTCTGTCAGCAG ATCCATGCGGAGTGTAAGCGTTTTGGGAAAGCCTACTCTCTGCGCTCGGTGGCGGTGTATGGAGGAGGCAGCATGTGGGAGCAGGCCAAGGCTCTTCAGGAGGGGGCAGAGATAGTTGTGTGCACCCCG GGGCGTCTGATTGACCATGTGAAAAAGAAGGCCACCTCTCTGCAGAGAGTGACATACCTGGTGTTTGATGAAGCAGATCGTATGTTTGATATGGGCTTTG AGTATCAAGTGAGATCCCTTGCCAGCCATGTCCGACCTGATCGAcaga CTCTTCTGTTCAGCGCCACCTTCCGTAAGAAGATTGAGAGGCTGGCCAGAGATATCCTGGTGGACCCCATCCGTGTGGTGCAGGGAGACATCGGAGAG GCCAATGAGGATGTGACCCAGGTAGTGGAGATCATGCCCAGCGGGGTGGAGAAGTGGGGCTGGCTGACCCGCCGCCTGGTGGAGTTCACCTCCTCTGGCTCTGTACTTATCTTCGTCACCAAGAAGGCCAACTGTGAGGAACTGGCCACCAACCTGACCCAGGAGGGCCACAGCCTGGGCCTGCTGCACGGAGACATGGACCAGAGCGAGAGGAACAAGGTCATCGCTGACTTCAAGAAGAAGAGTCTGCCCGTGCTGGTGGCCACTGATGTGGCAG CCCGTGGTCTGGATATCCCTTCAATACGCACAGTAGTGAACTATGACGTGGCTCGGGacatcgacacacacacacaccgaattgGCCGAACAGGTCGTGCTGGGGAAAAGGGCGTTGCCTACACCCTTCTCACCAGTAAAGACACATCATTTGCAGGAGACCTTGTGCGTAACCTGGAGGGAGCCAATCAGAGCGTCTCTAAGGAACTGATGGACTTGGCAATGCAG AATCCCTGGTTCAGGAAATCACGCTTCAAGGGCGGCAAAGGAAAGAAGCTGAACATTGGAGGAGGTGGTCTGGGCTACAGAGAGAGGCCAGGCTTGGGAGCTGAAAGTTCT GAGCGTGGTGGTGGTGCTGCCATGGGTAACTATGAGGGCTACAGCAAGCCTTCTACTGGAGCCATGGGAGACCGCATGTCAGCAATGAAGTCAGCCTTCCAG TCGCAGTATAAGAACCACTTTGTGGCGGCGTCCGGCATGGTTCCTAAACTCACCACTAAGTCCAGTAGCTCTTCAGGCTGGACCAGCGCTGGCAGTCTGAGCTCCATCCCCACCGGGGCCCCTGAGGGCCCAGACCGGCCCCGTGGGCCCCCCTCCTTACCCATGGCCCCTCCAGCAGCCCTCGGCATGGGCACCAAGATGGCAGGCTTCACCAGCGCTGGCTCCCTGAGCTCTGTGTCAGACAGCCAGGCCAGTGCTCCTCAGGGGTATGCCGCCCCACCCTCACCCAGAGAAGGGACCCGTGACAGACATGGTGACGACAGGGGTCGCCATGGAGATGGCCACTATCgtgacaggagagacaggagcgAGCGGCACAGTGGCGGGGGAGAGCGGGACCGCTACGGGGAGCGGGACCGCCACGCAGACCGCGACAGATATGGGGACAAGGATCGCCATGGCAGCAGCGGGCGCCATGGCGATAGTCGTAATGGAGACGGAAGTAGaagggacagagagcgagaagATTGTAGAGGTGACAAGGCAGGGGGTGAAGGAAGGGGAGACAGGAGTGAGGGGAGAGGTGACCGAGAGGAAGACAGCTTTGCAGTCCCAGATCCACCAAAACGCAAAAAGAGTAGGTGGGACAACTAA
- the LOC121568896 gene encoding STE20-related kinase adapter protein alpha isoform X1: MSFLRWVSEKLSVESLRDLEFFGGIQSALVLWQYADGYRCLPHRFRTQQAQGSSHRKAHEDSHESLTSLPRRDTMGSFLPDSSAYELLTIIGRGLEDLMTVNLARYRPTGEHVAIRRIDLESCTNEMVNYLQAELHVSKLFHHSSILPYRSIFIAENELWVISPFMAYGSARDLISTHFTDGMNELAIAYILLGMLKALEYIHHMGYVHRSVKASHVLISVDGQVCMSGLRSIISLIRHGQRARVVHDFPQYSIKVLPWLSPEVLQQNLQGYDFRSDIYSLGITACELANGHVPFKDMPATQMLLEKLNGTVPCLLDTTTIPPEELTMKPSRSGADSGICEGPSAGGAHHSNGEPSSGSHPYSRTFSPHFHAFVELCLQRDPEKRPSASALIGHSFFKQIKRRPSEALPELFRPVTPITGFESTQPQDSASGLASLESGLSHMDVDDWDF, from the exons ATGTCTTTTCTG CGTTGGGTCTCAGAGAAATTGAGCGTGGAGAGCCTGAGGGATTTGGAGTTTTTTGGAG GAATCCAATCAGCATTGGTTCTTTGGCAATATGCGGATGGATACCGCTGTCTCCCACATAGATTCAGGACAC AGCAAGCTCAGGGAAGCTCTCACAGGAAA GCCCATGAAGACAGCCACGAGAGCCTGACCTCACTCCCACGGCGGGACACCATGGGAAGCTTCCTCCCTGACAGCAGCGCCTATGAGCTGCTAACCATCATAG GTCGAGGCCTAGAGGACTTGATGACCGTTAACCTTGCCAGATACAGACCCACAGGGGAACACGTAGCAATCCGTCGGATTGACCTGGAGTCCTGCACCAATGAAATGGTCAACTACCTGCAG gctGAGCTCCATGTATCTAAGCTGTTCCACCACTCCAGCATCCTGCCCTACAGGAGCATCTTCATAGCAGAGAACGAGCTGTGGGTCATCTCTCCCTTCATGGCCTATG GGTCGGCCAGAGACCTGATCAGCACCCACTTCACTGATGGGATGAATGAGCTGGCCATCGCCTACATCCTACTGGGCATGCTCAAAGCCCTGGAGTACATCCACCACATGGGCTATGTACACCG GAGCGTGAAGGCCAGCCACGTGTTGATCTCGGTAGACGGTCAGGTGTGTATGTCTGGTCTGCGGAGCATCATCAGTCTGATCCGTCACGGCCAGCGGGCCAGAGTGGTCCATGACTTCCCCCAGTACAGCATCAAGGTGCTGCCCTGGCTCAGCCCAGAGGTGCTGCAGCAG aatctGCAGGGATACGACTTCCGGTCAGACATCTACAGTCTTGGCATCACAGCCTGTGAGCTAGCCAATGGACACGTGCCCTTCAAAGACATGCCAGCCACACAG ATGTTGCTGGAGAAGCTGAACGGGACAGTCCCCTGTCTGTTGGACACCACCACCATCCCCCCAGAGGAGCTGACCATGAAGCCCTCCCGCTCTGGGGCTGACTCTGGGATCTGTGAGGGCCCCAGTGCCGGAGGGGCCCACCACTCTAACGGAGAGCCCTCCTCGGGGAGCCACCCCTACAGTCGCACCTTCTCTCCCCACTTCCATGCTTTTGTGGAGCTGTGTCTGCAGAGGGACCCAGAGAAGAG ACCCTCAGCCAGTGCTCTCATTGGTCATTCCTTCTTCAAACAG ATCAAGCGTCGGCCATCGGAGGCTCTGCCTGAGCTGTTCCGGCCCGTGACACCCATCACCGGCTTTGAGAGTACCCAGCCGCAGGACTCTGCCTCTGGGCTGGCCAGCCTGGAGTCTGGCCTCAGCCACATGGATGTGGATGACTGGGACTTCTGA
- the LOC121568896 gene encoding STE20-related kinase adapter protein alpha isoform X2, giving the protein MSFLRWVSEKLSVESLRDLEFFGEQAQGSSHRKAHEDSHESLTSLPRRDTMGSFLPDSSAYELLTIIGRGLEDLMTVNLARYRPTGEHVAIRRIDLESCTNEMVNYLQAELHVSKLFHHSSILPYRSIFIAENELWVISPFMAYGSARDLISTHFTDGMNELAIAYILLGMLKALEYIHHMGYVHRSVKASHVLISVDGQVCMSGLRSIISLIRHGQRARVVHDFPQYSIKVLPWLSPEVLQQNLQGYDFRSDIYSLGITACELANGHVPFKDMPATQMLLEKLNGTVPCLLDTTTIPPEELTMKPSRSGADSGICEGPSAGGAHHSNGEPSSGSHPYSRTFSPHFHAFVELCLQRDPEKRPSASALIGHSFFKQIKRRPSEALPELFRPVTPITGFESTQPQDSASGLASLESGLSHMDVDDWDF; this is encoded by the exons ATGTCTTTTCTG CGTTGGGTCTCAGAGAAATTGAGCGTGGAGAGCCTGAGGGATTTGGAGTTTTTTGGAG AGCAAGCTCAGGGAAGCTCTCACAGGAAA GCCCATGAAGACAGCCACGAGAGCCTGACCTCACTCCCACGGCGGGACACCATGGGAAGCTTCCTCCCTGACAGCAGCGCCTATGAGCTGCTAACCATCATAG GTCGAGGCCTAGAGGACTTGATGACCGTTAACCTTGCCAGATACAGACCCACAGGGGAACACGTAGCAATCCGTCGGATTGACCTGGAGTCCTGCACCAATGAAATGGTCAACTACCTGCAG gctGAGCTCCATGTATCTAAGCTGTTCCACCACTCCAGCATCCTGCCCTACAGGAGCATCTTCATAGCAGAGAACGAGCTGTGGGTCATCTCTCCCTTCATGGCCTATG GGTCGGCCAGAGACCTGATCAGCACCCACTTCACTGATGGGATGAATGAGCTGGCCATCGCCTACATCCTACTGGGCATGCTCAAAGCCCTGGAGTACATCCACCACATGGGCTATGTACACCG GAGCGTGAAGGCCAGCCACGTGTTGATCTCGGTAGACGGTCAGGTGTGTATGTCTGGTCTGCGGAGCATCATCAGTCTGATCCGTCACGGCCAGCGGGCCAGAGTGGTCCATGACTTCCCCCAGTACAGCATCAAGGTGCTGCCCTGGCTCAGCCCAGAGGTGCTGCAGCAG aatctGCAGGGATACGACTTCCGGTCAGACATCTACAGTCTTGGCATCACAGCCTGTGAGCTAGCCAATGGACACGTGCCCTTCAAAGACATGCCAGCCACACAG ATGTTGCTGGAGAAGCTGAACGGGACAGTCCCCTGTCTGTTGGACACCACCACCATCCCCCCAGAGGAGCTGACCATGAAGCCCTCCCGCTCTGGGGCTGACTCTGGGATCTGTGAGGGCCCCAGTGCCGGAGGGGCCCACCACTCTAACGGAGAGCCCTCCTCGGGGAGCCACCCCTACAGTCGCACCTTCTCTCCCCACTTCCATGCTTTTGTGGAGCTGTGTCTGCAGAGGGACCCAGAGAAGAG ACCCTCAGCCAGTGCTCTCATTGGTCATTCCTTCTTCAAACAG ATCAAGCGTCGGCCATCGGAGGCTCTGCCTGAGCTGTTCCGGCCCGTGACACCCATCACCGGCTTTGAGAGTACCCAGCCGCAGGACTCTGCCTCTGGGCTGGCCAGCCTGGAGTCTGGCCTCAGCCACATGGATGTGGATGACTGGGACTTCTGA
- the LOC121568896 gene encoding STE20-related kinase adapter protein alpha isoform X3 has translation MRMDTAVSHIDSGHAHEDSHESLTSLPRRDTMGSFLPDSSAYELLTIIGRGLEDLMTVNLARYRPTGEHVAIRRIDLESCTNEMVNYLQAELHVSKLFHHSSILPYRSIFIAENELWVISPFMAYGSARDLISTHFTDGMNELAIAYILLGMLKALEYIHHMGYVHRSVKASHVLISVDGQVCMSGLRSIISLIRHGQRARVVHDFPQYSIKVLPWLSPEVLQQNLQGYDFRSDIYSLGITACELANGHVPFKDMPATQMLLEKLNGTVPCLLDTTTIPPEELTMKPSRSGADSGICEGPSAGGAHHSNGEPSSGSHPYSRTFSPHFHAFVELCLQRDPEKRPSASALIGHSFFKQIKRRPSEALPELFRPVTPITGFESTQPQDSASGLASLESGLSHMDVDDWDF, from the exons ATGCGGATGGATACCGCTGTCTCCCACATAGATTCAGGACAC GCCCATGAAGACAGCCACGAGAGCCTGACCTCACTCCCACGGCGGGACACCATGGGAAGCTTCCTCCCTGACAGCAGCGCCTATGAGCTGCTAACCATCATAG GTCGAGGCCTAGAGGACTTGATGACCGTTAACCTTGCCAGATACAGACCCACAGGGGAACACGTAGCAATCCGTCGGATTGACCTGGAGTCCTGCACCAATGAAATGGTCAACTACCTGCAG gctGAGCTCCATGTATCTAAGCTGTTCCACCACTCCAGCATCCTGCCCTACAGGAGCATCTTCATAGCAGAGAACGAGCTGTGGGTCATCTCTCCCTTCATGGCCTATG GGTCGGCCAGAGACCTGATCAGCACCCACTTCACTGATGGGATGAATGAGCTGGCCATCGCCTACATCCTACTGGGCATGCTCAAAGCCCTGGAGTACATCCACCACATGGGCTATGTACACCG GAGCGTGAAGGCCAGCCACGTGTTGATCTCGGTAGACGGTCAGGTGTGTATGTCTGGTCTGCGGAGCATCATCAGTCTGATCCGTCACGGCCAGCGGGCCAGAGTGGTCCATGACTTCCCCCAGTACAGCATCAAGGTGCTGCCCTGGCTCAGCCCAGAGGTGCTGCAGCAG aatctGCAGGGATACGACTTCCGGTCAGACATCTACAGTCTTGGCATCACAGCCTGTGAGCTAGCCAATGGACACGTGCCCTTCAAAGACATGCCAGCCACACAG ATGTTGCTGGAGAAGCTGAACGGGACAGTCCCCTGTCTGTTGGACACCACCACCATCCCCCCAGAGGAGCTGACCATGAAGCCCTCCCGCTCTGGGGCTGACTCTGGGATCTGTGAGGGCCCCAGTGCCGGAGGGGCCCACCACTCTAACGGAGAGCCCTCCTCGGGGAGCCACCCCTACAGTCGCACCTTCTCTCCCCACTTCCATGCTTTTGTGGAGCTGTGTCTGCAGAGGGACCCAGAGAAGAG ACCCTCAGCCAGTGCTCTCATTGGTCATTCCTTCTTCAAACAG ATCAAGCGTCGGCCATCGGAGGCTCTGCCTGAGCTGTTCCGGCCCGTGACACCCATCACCGGCTTTGAGAGTACCCAGCCGCAGGACTCTGCCTCTGGGCTGGCCAGCCTGGAGTCTGGCCTCAGCCACATGGATGTGGATGACTGGGACTTCTGA
- the LOC121568896 gene encoding STE20-related kinase adapter protein alpha isoform X4 — protein sequence MGSFLPDSSAYELLTIIGRGLEDLMTVNLARYRPTGEHVAIRRIDLESCTNEMVNYLQAELHVSKLFHHSSILPYRSIFIAENELWVISPFMAYGSARDLISTHFTDGMNELAIAYILLGMLKALEYIHHMGYVHRSVKASHVLISVDGQVCMSGLRSIISLIRHGQRARVVHDFPQYSIKVLPWLSPEVLQQNLQGYDFRSDIYSLGITACELANGHVPFKDMPATQMLLEKLNGTVPCLLDTTTIPPEELTMKPSRSGADSGICEGPSAGGAHHSNGEPSSGSHPYSRTFSPHFHAFVELCLQRDPEKRPSASALIGHSFFKQIKRRPSEALPELFRPVTPITGFESTQPQDSASGLASLESGLSHMDVDDWDF from the exons ATGGGAAGCTTCCTCCCTGACAGCAGCGCCTATGAGCTGCTAACCATCATAG GTCGAGGCCTAGAGGACTTGATGACCGTTAACCTTGCCAGATACAGACCCACAGGGGAACACGTAGCAATCCGTCGGATTGACCTGGAGTCCTGCACCAATGAAATGGTCAACTACCTGCAG gctGAGCTCCATGTATCTAAGCTGTTCCACCACTCCAGCATCCTGCCCTACAGGAGCATCTTCATAGCAGAGAACGAGCTGTGGGTCATCTCTCCCTTCATGGCCTATG GGTCGGCCAGAGACCTGATCAGCACCCACTTCACTGATGGGATGAATGAGCTGGCCATCGCCTACATCCTACTGGGCATGCTCAAAGCCCTGGAGTACATCCACCACATGGGCTATGTACACCG GAGCGTGAAGGCCAGCCACGTGTTGATCTCGGTAGACGGTCAGGTGTGTATGTCTGGTCTGCGGAGCATCATCAGTCTGATCCGTCACGGCCAGCGGGCCAGAGTGGTCCATGACTTCCCCCAGTACAGCATCAAGGTGCTGCCCTGGCTCAGCCCAGAGGTGCTGCAGCAG aatctGCAGGGATACGACTTCCGGTCAGACATCTACAGTCTTGGCATCACAGCCTGTGAGCTAGCCAATGGACACGTGCCCTTCAAAGACATGCCAGCCACACAG ATGTTGCTGGAGAAGCTGAACGGGACAGTCCCCTGTCTGTTGGACACCACCACCATCCCCCCAGAGGAGCTGACCATGAAGCCCTCCCGCTCTGGGGCTGACTCTGGGATCTGTGAGGGCCCCAGTGCCGGAGGGGCCCACCACTCTAACGGAGAGCCCTCCTCGGGGAGCCACCCCTACAGTCGCACCTTCTCTCCCCACTTCCATGCTTTTGTGGAGCTGTGTCTGCAGAGGGACCCAGAGAAGAG ACCCTCAGCCAGTGCTCTCATTGGTCATTCCTTCTTCAAACAG ATCAAGCGTCGGCCATCGGAGGCTCTGCCTGAGCTGTTCCGGCCCGTGACACCCATCACCGGCTTTGAGAGTACCCAGCCGCAGGACTCTGCCTCTGGGCTGGCCAGCCTGGAGTCTGGCCTCAGCCACATGGATGTGGATGACTGGGACTTCTGA
- the LOC123482596 gene encoding E3 ubiquitin-protein ligase RNF113A-like, translating to MAESGEPKATCTFLFKKSTKKCNARKRKASDSDKDGNSDEDKNAVVRKEKKTGSANPMIQRTKKVEREEVSSADSDEEKERKKVTVAYKSTRSAKPEGPDDMGATAIYELDTAKDNDAQAIFERSQKIQEELTGKEDDKIYRGMNNYKKHIKPKDSTMGNASSGMVRKGPIRAPEHLRATVRWDYQPDICKDYKETGFCGFGDSCKFLHDRSDYKHGWQIERELDEGRYGANDDENYEVSSDEEDMPFKCFICRESFKNPVITKCRHYFCETCALQHYRKSQRCYVCNVQTNGVFNPAKELAAKIAKHQAMLDQPPSDEED from the exons ATGGCGGAGTCAGGGGAGCCCAAGGCAACATGTACATTTCTATTTAAAAAATCAACCAAAAAATGCAACGCTCGGAAGAGAAAAGCTAGTGACAGCGACAAAG ATGGCAACAGTGACGAAGACAAGAATGCCGTCGTCAGAAAAGAAAAAAAGACGGGTTCAGCAAACCCTATGATTCAAAGG ACaaagaaagtagagagagaggaggtgtcaTCTGCTGATAGTGATgaggaaaaagaaagaaagaaagtcacTGTTGCTTACAAGTCAACAAGGTCAGCG AAACCAGAGGGGCCAGATGACATGGGAGCAACTGCAATCTATGAGCTGGACACAGCAAAGGACAATGATGCTCAGGCCATCTTTGAGAGGAGTCAGAAGATCCAGGAG GAGCTGACCGGTAAAGAGGATGATAAGATCTACAGAGGAATGAACAACTACAAAAAGCACATCAAGCCCAAAGACTCCACCATGGGCAATGCATCCTCTGGCATGGTCAG GAAGGGCCCAATACGGGCCCCAGAGCACCTGAGGGCCACAGTGAGGTGGGACTACCAGCCAGACATCTGCAAGGACTACAAAGAGACTGGCTTCTGTGGCTTTGGAG ACAGCTGCAAGTTCCTCCATGACCGCTCAGATTACAAACATGGCTGGCAGATTGAGAGGGAGCTGGACGAGGGGCGCTATGGGGCCAACG ATGATGAGAACTACGAGGTGAGCAGTGACGAGGAGGACATGCCCTTCAAATGCTTCATCTGCCGAGAGTCCTTTAAGAACCCTGTCATCACCAA GTGTCGGCACTACTTCTGTGAGACCTGTGCTCTTCAGCACTACCGCAAGTCCCAGCGCTGCTATGTGTGTAACGTCCAGACCAACGGCGTCTTCAACCCAGCTAAAG AGCTGGCAGCCAAGATCGCCAAACACCAAGCCATGCTTGACCAGCCACCCTCTGATGAAGAAGATTAG